Proteins co-encoded in one Malus sylvestris chromosome 7, drMalSylv7.2, whole genome shotgun sequence genomic window:
- the LOC126627891 gene encoding 5-amino-6-(5-phospho-D-ribitylamino)uracil phosphatase, chloroplastic-like isoform X2, whose amino-acid sequence MAIPISSPALLLPFQAQIRLKRLGTAKYQRVVRSSCGFNENGSVNGFPATPNKLFMQEAIGAEYGEGFETFRPDGPLKVDVDFLNDKLQEGFLKRIRYAMKPDEAYGLIFSFDNVVADTQTLKLNAWKQLASEEGKELPEDGVLQRRMLYAGADHVLHKLLLWDKADGELDRLSLKFSQLYYDNLLRLSEPVEGLKEWLDAVSTARIPCAVVSSLDRRNMTEALERMGLKKYFQAIVTEEDGMDSIAHRFLSAAMKLDRKPSKCVVFEDEPRGITAAHNCTMMAVALIGAHPAYDLVQADLAVASFNELSVINLRRLFANKGSTFMDLQKQIIEKSPPKRKLTIDTIF is encoded by the exons ATGGCGATCCCCATCTCCTCACCCGCACTCCTCCTTCCCTTCCAAGCTCAAATT AGACTGAAGCGTTTGGGCACGGCGAAGTATCAAAGGGTGGTCAGGAGCTCTTGCGGGTTCAACGAAAATGGCTCCGTAAATGGGTTTCCTGCCACACCCAACAAGCTTTTCATGCAGGAG GCAATTGGAGCTGAATATGGAGAAGGTTTTGAGACTTTTAGACCTGATGGACCTCTCAAGGTTGATGTG GATTTTTTGAATGACAAACTGCAAGAAGGTTTCCTTAAACGAATACGATATGCCATGAAACCGGATGAAGCTTATGGTCTTATATTCTCTTTTGACAATGTCGTG GCTGATACTCAAACTTTGAAACTAAATGCTTGGAAGCAGCTTGCTTCCGAAGAGG GAAAGGAACTTCCCGAAGATGGAGTTTTGCAAAGACGGATGCTTTATGCAGGTGCTGATCATGTGTTGCATAAG CTTTTACTGTGGGATAAAGCAGATGGAGAACTGGATAGATTGTCTTTGAAGTTTTCGCAATTATACTATGATAATCTTCTCAGG cTCAGTGAACCTGTGGAGGGGCTCAAAGAGTGGCTAGATGCTGTATCCACAGCTCGTATCCCTTGTGCTGTAGTTTCAAGTCTTGATCGGAGAAACATGACAGAAGCCCTAGAACGAATGGGACTCAAGAAGTACTTTCAG GCAATTGTGACAGAGGAAGATGGAATGGATTCAATAGCTCATAGGTTTCTTTCAGCAGCTATGAAG CTGGATCGGAAGCCATCCAAGTGTGTTGTGTTCGAGGATGAGCCTAGGGGTATAACCGCTGCTCACAACTGTACAATGATGGCTGTGGCATTGATTGGCGCCCACCCTGC GTATGACCTGGTGCAGGCCGATCTTGCAGTTGCTAGCTTCAATGAACTTTCCGTGATCAATCTTAGAAGACTATTTGCAAACAAGGGTTCTACATTCATGGACTTGCAGAAGCAGATTATAGAGAAATCTCCACCGAAGCGGAAACTTACGATAGATACTATTTTCTGA
- the LOC126627891 gene encoding 5-amino-6-(5-phospho-D-ribitylamino)uracil phosphatase, chloroplastic-like isoform X1 — translation MDCACSSFRSSSLLLPWRSPSPHPHSSFPSKLKLLRLKRLGTAKYQRVVRSSCGFNENGSVNGFPATPNKLFMQEAIGAEYGEGFETFRPDGPLKVDVDFLNDKLQEGFLKRIRYAMKPDEAYGLIFSFDNVVADTQTLKLNAWKQLASEEGKELPEDGVLQRRMLYAGADHVLHKLLLWDKADGELDRLSLKFSQLYYDNLLRLSEPVEGLKEWLDAVSTARIPCAVVSSLDRRNMTEALERMGLKKYFQAIVTEEDGMDSIAHRFLSAAMKLDRKPSKCVVFEDEPRGITAAHNCTMMAVALIGAHPAYDLVQADLAVASFNELSVINLRRLFANKGSTFMDLQKQIIEKSPPKRKLTIDTIF, via the exons ATGGACTGTGCCTGCAGCAGTTTCAGAAGCTCGTCTTTGCTCCTTCCATGGCGATCCCCATCTCCTCACCCGCACTCCTCCTTCCCTTCCAAGCTCAAATTGTTG AGACTGAAGCGTTTGGGCACGGCGAAGTATCAAAGGGTGGTCAGGAGCTCTTGCGGGTTCAACGAAAATGGCTCCGTAAATGGGTTTCCTGCCACACCCAACAAGCTTTTCATGCAGGAG GCAATTGGAGCTGAATATGGAGAAGGTTTTGAGACTTTTAGACCTGATGGACCTCTCAAGGTTGATGTG GATTTTTTGAATGACAAACTGCAAGAAGGTTTCCTTAAACGAATACGATATGCCATGAAACCGGATGAAGCTTATGGTCTTATATTCTCTTTTGACAATGTCGTG GCTGATACTCAAACTTTGAAACTAAATGCTTGGAAGCAGCTTGCTTCCGAAGAGG GAAAGGAACTTCCCGAAGATGGAGTTTTGCAAAGACGGATGCTTTATGCAGGTGCTGATCATGTGTTGCATAAG CTTTTACTGTGGGATAAAGCAGATGGAGAACTGGATAGATTGTCTTTGAAGTTTTCGCAATTATACTATGATAATCTTCTCAGG cTCAGTGAACCTGTGGAGGGGCTCAAAGAGTGGCTAGATGCTGTATCCACAGCTCGTATCCCTTGTGCTGTAGTTTCAAGTCTTGATCGGAGAAACATGACAGAAGCCCTAGAACGAATGGGACTCAAGAAGTACTTTCAG GCAATTGTGACAGAGGAAGATGGAATGGATTCAATAGCTCATAGGTTTCTTTCAGCAGCTATGAAG CTGGATCGGAAGCCATCCAAGTGTGTTGTGTTCGAGGATGAGCCTAGGGGTATAACCGCTGCTCACAACTGTACAATGATGGCTGTGGCATTGATTGGCGCCCACCCTGC GTATGACCTGGTGCAGGCCGATCTTGCAGTTGCTAGCTTCAATGAACTTTCCGTGATCAATCTTAGAAGACTATTTGCAAACAAGGGTTCTACATTCATGGACTTGCAGAAGCAGATTATAGAGAAATCTCCACCGAAGCGGAAACTTACGATAGATACTATTTTCTGA